Proteins encoded in a region of the Marinococcus sp. PL1-022 genome:
- a CDS encoding purine-nucleoside phosphorylase translates to MNAVKIEEAKDYIQSKYSAAPEVGMILGSGLGDLADDIEAGTVIPYEDIPHFPVSTVEGHAGRLVLGELEGKTVVAMQGRFHYYEGYSMQEVTFPVRVMKALGAEFLFVTNACGGMQSSFRPGDLMVIEDHINFTGSNPLIGPNNSDLGPRFPDMSQAYDPVLRGKAFQAAETLEIDLKRGVYGGIGGPNFLSRAELILLRNVGADVVGMSTVPEVIVAQHAGLRVLGVSCITDMAIGEEIVSISHDEVMETAAKTKPIFISLMKEIVKNT, encoded by the coding sequence ATGAATGCTGTAAAAATAGAGGAAGCAAAGGATTATATACAGTCGAAATACAGTGCTGCGCCTGAGGTCGGCATGATTCTTGGCTCCGGGCTCGGCGACCTGGCTGACGATATTGAAGCGGGCACCGTGATCCCTTATGAAGACATCCCGCATTTTCCTGTTTCCACAGTGGAAGGTCATGCCGGACGTCTTGTGCTTGGAGAGCTTGAAGGAAAAACAGTGGTAGCGATGCAGGGCCGCTTTCATTACTATGAAGGCTATTCGATGCAGGAGGTAACGTTCCCGGTGCGGGTGATGAAAGCGCTCGGCGCCGAGTTTTTATTTGTCACCAATGCCTGCGGCGGGATGCAGTCATCGTTTCGCCCGGGAGATTTAATGGTGATTGAAGATCATATAAACTTTACCGGCAGCAACCCACTGATCGGTCCGAACAACAGCGATCTCGGCCCGCGTTTTCCCGATATGAGCCAGGCGTATGATCCGGTACTCCGCGGGAAGGCGTTCCAGGCCGCTGAAACGCTGGAAATTGACTTGAAACGCGGCGTCTATGGCGGCATAGGTGGTCCAAACTTTCTGAGCCGGGCAGAACTGATCCTGCTTCGCAACGTCGGCGCTGATGTGGTTGGCATGTCCACGGTGCCGGAGGTGATTGTGGCCCAGCATGCGGGGCTGCGCGTCCTCGGTGTTTCGTGTATAACTGATATGGCCATTGGAGAAGAAATCGTCAGCATTTCCCACGACGAAGTGATGGAAACGGCGGCTAAAACCAAACCGATTTTTATCTCTTTAATGAAAGAAATCGTCAAAAATACGTAA